The DNA region GAGCGGCACGACGCCGTAGGCGCCCAGCCTGAGCAGCTCCTCGGTGTCCTTGGAGATGGCGCCGATGCGAGACCAGTCGCCGCTGTACCTGCAAGCACCGAAAGCCACTCGCTGTAAGGCCGGAGCAGGCAATGCAATGGCGAAAACCAGACACTGCGCGTCGAAGCTAGCTCACCCGGCATCGACGAAGCCGAGGGCGAAGAGTGCGACGCCGGACCGCAGCAGGACGCTCTTGGAGAGCAACGAGCTACCTCCGCCGGctcggtcgtcgtcgtcgtccgctGGCTTCTTCGCGCGGCACGGCCGGAGGCGgccgcgcgcggccggccggggcgCGAGCGGAGGCGGGACGGGAGCGACGGTGCTGGCGCCGGCGTGCCACCGCAGCATGCCGTTCGGCTGCGCGGTGCGCACAGAACCGCGGCTGGCTTTTATCTTTCTTTCTCGTCCACACGTGTGTTAGCAGCAAGCCAGCAGAAGGCTCGAGGCTGTGCCCCGTGTAGGAGTGCTGAAAGCGCCTCGCACCCTCGCGGACAAAGTGGACACGAGATGACTTTCAAACATTTTAATATACATAACCACCGGTTCCTCTAGTATTACAAATCATAGTTGTGTTTCATGGATCAAGGAATTATGAGTCATGTTTTACACCTGAATCAAACAGAACTTCTCAAACCAGTCTCATCCAAGTGTGTCGGGCCGGGCTCATTTTACTCGAGTCTAGTCTGGCCCAAACCAAACACCGACCCGCACCGCACGTCTCCTCCCTCCCCCCTCCCAATTCCCAAACCagccctccctctcctccaccTCTCCACGCCGACCAGTCCCCCtgtccatcgccgccgccgccgccggcgcacaACTCTTCCCACGACCGCATCGATCCATCCCTCGCGCTAATTtttccgcccggccgccacccgGGGCTCCACCGGCCCGGCTTGATTCGCGCCGGGGGCGGCTGCTCCGTGCTCTGAGCCACCCGTCGCCGCTGTAGCCCGCTGCTGCGGGGTTACTCCGCGCTCGGCTGCCGCTGGTGTCGGGGTCTAGGGTTTTGGCTCCGCCAGGCGAAGGCGGAGGGTGCATTGGTTGGTGCGTGCATGGGGATGGTGCCCAACGGGCTCCTGCCCAATGCGTCCGCCGGGGTGACGCGGCGGCTCGACCCCGAGCGCTGGGCGGTCGCGGAGGGCCGCACGGCGGAGCTGATCGCGCGCATCCAGCCCAACGCGCACTCCGAGGGCCGGAGGCTTGCCGTCTACCACTACGTGCAGCGACTTATCATGAACTGCCTCTCGTGCCAGGTATAGTACCTGATTACTAAGTGGTCCGATTGCTCCCCGCAGGTAGTAATAAGGATTAGCGTCTGTTTGAAGTAGAAGGCTCTTGTATATGACGGCGAGCACTGATGTGTGGATGGATAGATGAGACTGCTATTGTAGAACTGACTAGAGTAATGGTTGCTCCACAGAGAGGGCAATAGTCAATAGCTGATGCTTTGCTTTCTGCTTCTCAAATGTTTGTCTGACCTACTGAAGCTGATTCTGGAGAGAGAGCTCGTTGGAAATGGAGGCTTGTGGTTACAGAAGAACAGGAGGGATGCTGGTCACTTGTCACCCATGCTTCCTAATCTGATATTTGACAACCTGTTTATAAGCATCAAATTTCAAACAGTGGGGATGGTTGGCAAAAAAAATGTGTATTGGGGGAAGAGTGGAAATAGAGATCCTGGACACTGTGTAGTCGAACTGTATTTCCTATTTTGTATGCATTCCTGTGACATGGGGTGTCACACACATCCACTACCATGTTACTGAAGTTTTGTGGAACCACAGAGCTAGTCTCTCCCGATAGTATGACATGAAAAACCTGCATGCCTTAGCCAGAAGAGTTCTAGTAATTCCTGTTTGGTAGTCATAAATCAATTCCGTATGTGGATGTCTGAAAATTCTAGCTTGTCTGATGGCAAGCATTTGCTACACCTCCTAGCAGGTGCATTGAGATAGCACTTTTACCTTATTTCATGTTCCTTGGATGATTGAAATAGACTTATCTGTGATTCTTATGCATGTCAAGGGGAATTTTGCAATAGCATTTTGGAAGTTCCCTGCTCTTATCTTAAGTGTTCAACTGTCCAGTTGATTAAATGTGCTTCACAGAGAATAGATCTCTTTATCTCTACAGGTTTTTACCTTTGGGTCAGTCCCTCTCAAGACTTATTTACCTGATGGTGACATTGATGTCACTGCTTTTAGTAATAGTGAAGAATTAAAGGAGATCTGGGCAAACCTTGTCCGGGATGCATTGGAGCATGAAGAGAAGAGTGAAAATGCCGAATTTCATGTAAAAGAAGTCCAGTATATTCAGGCAGAGGTACTTTACCCAGTGATAATTTCagaatgtttttttttttggctgtATAGGCATCAGAGTTACCTCCATATGGAGGTACTCCTTTGCTAAGTGCTAACTGTGTACATATAGTACAGTTTCATTTAGCATTGTTCCTGCATTTAACAGTTTCATTTAGCATTGTTCCTGCATTTACAACTTTACGATTGAGTTGAAGTTATTACCAGAAGTTGAGGCAGAACAGAAACTAACACAATATCTTAAGCTAAACTTCAGTTTAGTAATATGCTATTGCTCGTTGAACACAGTTCTTGGCACAATATGGTGTAGCAAAATAGCTATGCTATTTCCAGAGGATTATGCATTTGAAGACACTACTTTGTACACAAAAATGCATCCCATGCCATTTTCTCGCTCCTCTCCCTTATCCTCTTTTGGGGATTGTGGCACCTTCAATGATTTGGCACTTGTATTATTTTGGTTTTCATTCATTTGTGCCTTTCTCATATGTTTCATGTATCATGCACAGGTCAAGATTATTAAGTGTCTTGTGGAAAACATTGTTGTCGACATCTCATTTAATCAAGTTGGTGGACTATGTACACTTTGTTTTCTTGAAGAGGTGTGTTCTTATTTTCAAAATCTAGCTTAATTGTTATATGCAGACAATTTGCTTGAAATTTTACCATTTATAAGTTAATACTGTAAGAATTTTATATTGAGTTGAATAACTGTGCTTGTTGCGTCTAGTACCTGGCTCAAATATACTTGGCTTTTCTGTGCCTACCTCTTGTAATGATTCTGCATTTTAGTAGATCGACAACTTGATCAGCCGAAATCATTTATTCAAGCGGAGTATCATATTGATAAAGGCATGGTGTTTCTACGAGAGTCGTATTCTTGGAGCTCACCATGGTCTTATATCTACTTACGCATTGGAGACGCTGGTTCTGTACATATTTCATATATTCAACAATTCTTTTACTGGACCTCTTGAGGTGACTTACTCTCGTGTCTTTCGGATATCCTGACATGAAGCCAATGCTTATTTTCTGTTTGTGCATGCGCAGGTTTTGTACCGTTTCTTAGAATTTTTCAGCAACTTTGATTGGGAGAAATTTTGTTTGAGCTTGTGGGGCCCAGTTCCTATAAGTTCACTCCCAGATATGACTGGTAATCTATACGTGTCACTTTGTTTTGGTAGATCACTGATTTGAGTTTTTGATCATTCATATTATGTCATGCAGCGGAACCTCCGCGGAAGGATTGTGGTGAATTGTTGCTGAACAAGTCCTTCCTGGATACTTGTAGTTCTGCGTATGGAGTTGTGCCTCACACCCAGGATAATCAGGGTCAACCATTTGTTTCCAAACACTTCAATGTTATTGATCCTTTACGTGCAAACAATAATCTTGGAAGAAGTGTCAGCAAAGGTAACTATGAACCTACTTCAAGATCATCTTATAGGTGAATTGAACATAGTAAATGTTCTTTGGTTCATCTACTTCCGTTCAATTGATGGTGTACTGCGTTTGATTTAATGATTTTTGAATGGGATTCAATGATATCTGTAATTCATCCACTGTGCATGTGTTAATTGATTGCTAGCCTGCCTGCTTGGTTAATTTCAGCATTGTACTGATATATGCATGAGTGGCCAGCAAATCAAACCACTGAAGATAAGAACTGTCATTCTTTGCAACCTGTGATAGGACCTCCTTGAGCAGCATTACCATAGCTGCACCTGTCAACAGTTTTATTCATTCTTACATATGTTGAGTTCCGTAGTATGTGGTAATTAACAGCAGAAATATATCTTACTTTGACTGTCTAGTTCTTAAATATAATAATTTTTTCCCTGATGTATTTCTATACTCCGAAAAGTACTCTCGTCAATATTTTGTCTTATTGGCCATTTGATGCTAATGATAGATTCAGTCTCTTAAGAAGATTCAAGTTTATGGATTGGATGATGTTTTTGTCATGTTCAATGAGAAGTTTTATCTCTACAAGGAGAACAAAAATATATCATCTGTTGAGTTGATATTTTGTTCTGCAGGCAATTTCTTTAGAATACGCAGTGCTTTTGCATATGGGGCGAAAAGGCTTGGAAAGTTACTTGAATGTCCAAAAGAAGATTTAATTGCTGAATTGAATCTATTCTTCACAAATACATGGATAAGACATGGGAGTGGAAGTCGTCCTGATGTGCCTACCCCAAGTCTGGTTGATGTGCAGCCTCTGAAAGTTGTTCCTTCTGTAGTGTCAAACAGTTACAAAAGTGTAACAGCATTCAAGAAAAAAGTTGAAAATCCTAAGCTTCTTGCTAATCAGTATAATCTTCGTGCGGATCAAGATAATCTTACTGAAGTTGGTCACAGTTATCCTTATCCTTCTTCTCAGTCAATTCAGAAAAGTGAACTACATTGTCGTAATCTGCCAAGAACAGTCAATCCTTCCGTTTCTCATGCTCAGCACCAGAAAGTTTACTCAGCACAAGGAAATGCTGAGGTCTCTGAACATCTTGAAAGAAATAACTCAGCTGGATTGATGCAAGGTGAAAGGGATAAGAGAGTGCCAAATGGTCTCAATGTCGACGACAGAAGTGGGCAAAACGGGCCTAGATTTGCAAGAAGCCGATCTAGCCCTGAACTAACAGATTCTTCTGTTGAAGGATTTCGTGGTAGGGCGATAAATGTGGTTGGTATGGAACCCTTGAAGGTTGATTACAGCAGCAGAAGAAATATCGTGGTTCCAGAAGTGTCTAGCAACCATAGCACTAAGTCTTCACAGGATGAATCAATGTCTTCCTTGAACTCATCTCACCCTAGTGCAAAGGCAGTTTCTGATTCACATAGTGTTTCCAGCAGCTATCGTGAAGATAATGGTTTTGTGATGAATGAAGAACTTCCTTCTGTCTCCGAATCATCGAATATGCGCCATGATGAACAAGTTCTGGTTAATTTAATGGAATCCATGAAGTTGCATGGATTCAATGGACAGATTCAATTGCCAATGCCAATACCTTCTAATCTGTCTGCAGCGCATTCTAATATACTGTCTCCAACAGTTTTTTCACAAAAGCATCTGGCTGGGGTTCCTCCAACTAATTTAATTGGGGCACCATGGTTACCCAATATGCAGTTCCTCCGTGGATTTGTTCAACCACCAACCCAATGCATACACAATCCAAATTTTGCACCGAATGTTGAAGATGGTATTGAGAGTGAGAAGCCTATTGCATCAGATGCAAGTCATGATGCTGGCAATACTTGGCATGAGTATGGTGTTAGATATTCTAGACAGTTTGATCCTGAAGCGAGAGATCCTTGCATCTATGATATTGATGGCAAGGAATGCTCCTCTTTGCGCAATTGTGTGCACGGTGCCCCCTTGGAAAGGCAGACAGAATTTGCTATTGAAAATAATGGCGTAATTGATGAAACCTATACCAGCATGTTCCAACATCAAACAAGTAGAGAAGCCAATGCAGATTGCTCTAGGAGTAGTGGTTATGTGAATGTTCCTTTTTCACATGCCAGTTCATCCACAGGCAAAGATCTGGATGCATGTTCGTGGGATGAAGGGACTATAAATACAAGAAGATCATTAAGAGACAAATGGGGAAAAAGACCTGCTTTTGTGGCACCAGGCATAACCACGCATAGCAATACCAGTTGGCAGATGGGAAATGCCACTAAGCATCTCCCAACTGAAGTTGATGATGCCCCCAGGAATATGACAGTGGTACCAATCATTAATGAAGCTTCTGAGATAGTAGCAGTGCCTGATTCTTTTTCAACGCAATCAAGAACTAGTCAAGTACCAAATGATTTTGATGCATCACAAACCGGCATGCCTAATCCACTATTTGCTCCTTTTCTTATTGGTTCCCCACAGCAGAGGCAAGCTGATAGCTCTGGACTGACTTTTGTTCCAACAGGTCCACCAGTTCCATTTGTTGTGCTCCCATATGTTCCTAGGAATGGCGATGGTTCTGATCCCCAGTTTGAGAGAAGCGAAGGAATGGATCAGCTTCCTGCCAATATTGCGGGTCAACATTTTAGTTTGCTCAATGATGTTCACCAACCAGATCCCAGTGCTACCTCATCAGCATCATGCAGTACTATCACTGAGCCGTCCGGGGAACACAAGCCTGACATCTTGAACAGTGATTTCATTAGCCATTGGCACAATTTACAGTATGGCCGACTCTGCCAGAATGCCCGTCCCTTAGGTCCTGTTCTATACCCTTTTCCGGTTCCACAAATGTATTTACAGGGCCATGCTGCATGGGATGGACCTGGAAGACCACCGGCAGCAAATGTTAACTGGACGCAAATGGTGGCACCTAGCCAACGAGTATTTCCTGTGATGCCTTTGCAACCTGCTACGGAAAGAGGTACTGGCGTTCTCCAACACTATGGCGAAGATGCACCCAGATACCGTGGAGGCACAGGAACCTACTTGCCAAATCCTGTAAGAACCTAATGTATCTTTTAGCGTCTTATCTCATGCATAGACAACTTGTTAGTAATACTATATTAGAAAGATGGAAACTTAGCAACGTAACTGTACTTATCAAAACTTTGTACTGATTTCAACATTTGATATGTGGGTGGTTTTCCTACTGAGTTGCTAGGATTTATCCGATGTAGCCAAAATCCTTCTGTTCCACCGAGTGCCTCTTTAGATGATTTAATTGCTCAATTGAAGCTTGTAACTATTCACAGTTGGATTCTGCTAGGTCAGTTTGGTAAATTTTGAAGTTTTAACTTGCTAATAAGATTTTAAGTTTACCTGTTAGATTCATAGGAAGATTCCCTTTACATCATAATGAATATCATAGAACTTGGGCCCCGGAGTCTGGACACAAGCAGCAAACTGTTTTCTATCAGGTTGCTATCTTTGAGTCAGTTATTGGTGAAAATTTGTCCGTGCTACCTTGTTTTAATTATTAAGTCAGTGTTGATCATTCTGAAGCTTGTATGCTAGAAATAGTTTTGTCGGAACCAGCTGTATAACTATCCTGAAGCTTGTATGCTAGAAACAATTTTGATGCTTTTTAGCACTATAAGGAGGATGCATCCCAGATAAACTTGACTAAGGTCATAGTCTTGAAAGTATTCTGAGGTCCAGCAGAAACATCCTTTTCTTTTCAACCAGGCATTGTTTCTTTGAAGGATTCTTTATTTCTAATGGTGTTTATTCAACTTGAAGCTCATGTGTTACCCTGCAACAGAATGAAGATCATAGCATAGTAACTTTGTCATTCAGGACGGAGCTTCTTTAAGGCCAACCTAGGCTGTGCACCCCTTCATTGAGCAACTTCCTAAAACAAGCAGTAATATTTTAGCTACTCATTAATATGCTTCAAATTTTTAATGATACGGTTGTTAGACCCTAGCTTTAGTGGCAAACTCCACCACTGGTGACATCGATAATGATTGGTGGCACCATAAGAATGTACAAATGATTACTACTCCCTCATTTTTAAGAAAATGACGTTGAGGTCATAAACTTAATACAATGTTGAGATTGTTTAATCACCAATAATGAATCATCAGCTAAATGTATTATGTCCAGTTGTGGCCTGTGGGACATGAAGAAAAATTAATGAGATCTTTTCATGACTGAATTAAGACATTCGGAATATGGGTGCTGTAGGTTTTCTTTATGGTAGTTCTTCCTTCTGTTCCGCTAGGCACAGTCATATCTTTGTTTCACAAGAGAGAGATTTATTAAGCAATGATTTATTAAATTGATAGTCTGGACTGCGAAATACTAAGCCGTCAATTCTGTGGCTTCTGTTCAGAAGGTTCCGTCTAGGGACCGGCAATCCAATTCAAGAAACTACAGAGGAGGTTATAACGGTGACAGGAGTGACTATAGTGACAAGGAAGGAAGCTGGATAAACTCAAAGCAAAGAAATCCAAACCGCAGCTATGGACGTAGTCAGTCGGAGAGGTCTGGCATGCGGTCTGATAGACAGGCCAATGATGAGAGTCAGCCTGATAGGCCACGGCGAACTTATAGAAATGACTCATACAGGCATGAGGCAAGCTCTCAATATCTTGTGCAGGGCCAATCTTTTGGATCCACGAGCTCTATGCGCAGACAAGGGAACACAGTGCATGGGGTTTATACACCAGAATCTAGAGCTTCAAATGGTCCCAGTGCTTTACCTGGCCCTCCAGGACCACCGTTTTTTATGGTGTACTCATATGAACCAGGCGCAAATCATGGTGCACCCTTGTCTGAACCAATTGAATTTGGTTCTCTTGGGCCACTTCCTGCAGCAGATGGTGATGACATACCACGGTCGGCACACCAAGTGATGCAAAATGGATTTTATGGGCCGAGGCATGGTCCATATAGGGGTGGTTCCTCTCATTCCTCTCCTGATCAACCGTCCTCACCTCAGCCTCGCAGGTAGTAATTTTTACATATTCTTTGTTCATCACTGTTTCTATTTTCAATATTTTAAGAATGAGCAGTCTGAAAAATCCAAATCATAACTATATAAGGATATTTATTTTATCTGAAAAAACCTGTTGTGCATTCGTATATTAAGCAGAGTAAATGCACAATAACAGTTGCCCACTAGTAAGTTTTAACCTTAGCTAATATTGAGAGACAATGAAGGATTGctgaaattttaaatttgttACATGCTCAATGTTGAAGAATATGTATTGAAGAGGTAGTCGGCATATTTCATGTTATTGAGGAAAAGATAAAATAGTATATGCAATCCACAGAAATAAAGTTCTGAATCGTTTAATTTAGTTTCCGTTCCTCAGTGGATCTTTCAGAGTTTATACTGAGAATAGATCATTCTGCCATGGTTACTAAGTCACACTATTGTTCTGGTGATAATGACCAGACCTCGACTGCATACACTATTAAGAGTACTCCACTATTAATGTGTGCTCATTTTCTGTCACCTGTGGCCTTCATGAAGTCGAAACTATTTACAGAGTGTTAGTTTGTTGAACTGACACCCATAACAGACTGTAGTACTTAGTTTATTGGCACCTGGTATCCAGTTTCAAAGGTAGAAATTAGCACATATCCACATTAAACTAGTGCCACATCCGGGAATATGCTTGCCATGGGTAATTATGCCATCAGCTATGCAACTTGCTTCCATGAATTTATTTATGTATTTTACTTTTAAGTATTTAGCAGCATTTGCTGTCACCAAGCTGAAATTTGTTTCTGTTCACTTTCAAGGTAGTTGAATGATTGCATGGTCACTTGGTTTTGGCATCGAAAACCTGCAATAGCAACATTTTGCTCCACTACTTGCGATCATGTCCTGCATGGGTTCAGATGGTTGGGCCGTCAGCAGCCAACAACAAAAACATGTGCCCTAGCTGGTTTTCATGATGCTTTCTGATTTCTCACAAGCACTAAATAGTGAATACCATCAAAAGAGTTTATCAGTCCCTGTAATTATGAAGCTTCCTGGAATCGAAGTGACAATCTTCAGAAGACAATCTTCAGAACTCATGGTACTGTCAAACCCAGAATATATCTTCGTGCAGAAATAAGAATTGAAGCCAGATTATGAGCAAGGACGAATTAAGAGTTCCAGCCTTCTCAAGGAATACGGTATTGAGTTGAATGGAGCAGGAACACGCATTTCTGCATCAAAATCAAATACAATGTTGATGAGGCATTGGGTTTTAACTACCATTATCTGGGCATGTGTAACTGAAAGCTAATATTGAGTTGTCGTTTCTAGTTAGGATCAAGTTCATGTAACAAATACAGGAAACTTTTCACTTAAGTGTACTAGAGTTAGGTGAGTTCTCGTGGTGTTTCAGCTGGAGGGACATGGCTCCAGAATACTCTCACGCACGAGTGAAAAATGATCGGCTTTTCCTTATCCGTTCCATATGTGTGTTCTATATGTTGGAATTTCTACCAATGTCCTCGCCCGGGCGCATTCTGGTGCATCAATTGCTATTTACTGAAATGTCGGCGGATCCAATTTGACTCGATTTCCGCGTCCGCATCCTGCGCCCGGGGATGTGGGCCGCCGTCGCTGCGATCCCCTCCGGCGGCAATGGACATGGGCTGCCGCTGCCTGCCTGGATCCGGAAGGAATTCGGAGGGGATCGTTTCGGCGGCTCAGCTTGTTGGCAACGAAGCAGCATGCTGCCGCCGTTAAAACCGTTTTTCCTCGCAGGACTGGTAGGGGAGAGGCGGCGCGGATGGACAGGACAGGGATCAGGGAGGCGCGCCGGAAAAGGAAAGGACGGGACAGAAGGTGATCCGCGAGCGCGGCGCAAACGGTGCGAATGAGAAAAGTTTTCAGTTTTTATTTGAAATATTTTCTAACTTGTAATTTATACGTGTCAATTCGTTTCTTTCGACGGTTTATGGTGCAGCTGCACCACTAGATACTCAGGCTGCAGATTCTGCACATGGTTGTGCCCAAATGAAGCTGTTAAAGTTGTTATACCTGTCGTAGCTGCTGATAGCTTGCTGTAGCCACAATCGCAACTTGCTGCAGTTAGATCGTTCCCAACAACTCCAGTGAAATCGTTATTAACATGGAGCTGAAAGAAACTAAAGTGAAATAAGAAGGAAAAATCTGGAGTTGTGCATGGAAGGATATGGAAGCAAAGAGACAAAAATGCCGGTTTATTACTTATTAGGACCGTGTCAGCTTGGCTCTTGTTGACGCGCTAGCGagcttcttctctctctctctccacgtGTACGAAACATCAAACAAGCCGGGAAAATTTATTCCTCCCACGTGCGGGTGGGAGGTCAGCCGTCGTAGAAGGGGAGCGGCTGCCGGCGAGcaaagggagggggaggggggaggAAAGTGGGTGGAGCGGCTGCTCGCGAATTAGTGCAGGAGGAAAGTGTGCCGCCGGCGAGGGGTTGGAGACTAGAGGAGCGGGCACCGGCGATGTCAGCGGCAGCAGGGGTGATGATCGAGGGGAGCTTAGAGTTTCGGATTGTCGGGACTCTAATGGCTACCGGCTCTAGAGGAGAAGGTCGAGGATGGTGGCGGTTCGgctggcggcggaggcgagaCGGCGCGGGAGCACCGCCGGGCGGGCGGGGTTGGACCCCCTGTGGGCGGTGGTCGCCAACGGAGGTGAGGAGAAGGTCAGGAAGGGGGTggtgggcgggcggcgcggcagcgcGATTcaatagcggcggcggcggtggaggacgGCGGTAGAGGCGGGGGAAGACAGGGCACTCACCTCTACAATTGGACGAATTCTAATCATAGAGAGTGATAAATAGATACCCCCACAAGCCGACAATATTGTCAGCAGTTAGAGGAGATTTTAGCAACCATTATATAAGTTGTAATGATTTGTACATTTCTATCTTAATAATGTATACCACGTGGATCAACATGAACAGAGCGGTAGAGACCTAACCTGGATTTGAAGCGTTTCCAATTCAAATTATTCTTTAGTACATGCAGTATATATAGCAATGACAATCAATTACTAAATATTTCGAATCATAATTGTGTTTTAATATATCAAGTATTTAAGTTGTCATCAGATCTGTATGCCCTACTAAATAATTAAGAGTTATGATTTACATATGAATTCAATCCAATCGCGAAGCAAAACTTCTTAAAATCTGAAGTCCCCATTCAACACGCTCCAGTCTCGACCGCGTAGCACGGCAGCTCTGCTCCTGCTCGAGGCCTCGAGCCCAAAAGCACACTGCCCACGCGGGTACGCCTCGTCGAAGTCTTCCTCGGCACATCCCCACGAGGCCCAAACCAAACACCGACCCGCACCGCACGTCTCCTCCCCCTTCCCAAATCAAACCCCCGACGAGGCGCCGGCCCCTCccctcatcgccgccgccgccgctcggtctcccCACGACCGCGTCGATCCATCCCTGGCGCTAGCTTTTCCGCACGCCCGCCTCTCGGGGCTCCACCGACCCAGCTCGATTCGTGCCGGGGGCGGCTGCTCCGTCACCGCTGTAGCCCGCTGCTGGTGGGGTGCTCCGCGATCGGCTGCCGCTGGTGTCGGGGTCTAGGGTTTTGGCTCCAccaggcggaggcggagggtgCATTGGTTGGCGCGCGCATGGGGATGGTGCCCAACGGGCTCCTGCCCAATGCGTCCGCCGGGGTGACGCGGCGGCTCGACCCCGAGCGCTGGGCGGTCGCGGAGGGCCGCACGGCGGAGCTGATCGCGCGCATCCAGCCCAACGCGCACTCCGAGGGCCGGAGGCTCGCCGTCTACCACTACGTGCAGCGACTTATCATGAACTGCCTCTCGTGCCAGGTATTGTACCTGCTTACCAAAGTGGTCCGATTGCTCCCCGCAGGATAGGGATTAACGTCTGTCTGAAGTACAAGGCTCTTGTATATGGTGGTGAGGACTGATGTGTGGATGGATAGACTGTCGTACTGACTAAAGTAATGGTTGCTCTGCATAGAGGGCAATAGTCAATAAGCGATACTTCtctttctgtttctcaaatgtTTGTCTGGAGCGAGAGCTCGTTGGAAATGGTGGCTTGTTGCTACAGAAGAACAGGAGGGGTGCTGGTCACATGACACCCATGCTTCCACATCTGATATTTGACAACCTGTTTAGAGGCATCATGTTTCAAACAGCGGGGATGCTTGGCAAAAAAAAAGTGCATTAGGTGAAGAGTAGGAATAGAAATTCTGGACATTGTGTAGTCGAACTGTATTTCCATTTTTATATGCATTCCTGTCATCCTGTGACATGGGGCGTTGCACACATCCAGTACCATGTTACTGAAGTTTCGTCGAACC from Panicum hallii strain FIL2 chromosome 9, PHallii_v3.1, whole genome shotgun sequence includes:
- the LOC112875605 gene encoding uncharacterized protein LOC112875605 isoform X4 translates to MGMVPNGLLPNASAGVTRRLDPERWAVAEGRTAELIARIQPNAHSEGRRLAVYHYVQRLIMNCLSCQVFTFGSVPLKTYLPDGDIDVTAFSNSEELKEIWANLVRDALEHEEKSENAEFHVKEVQYIQAEVKIIKCLVENIVVDISFNQVGGLCTLCFLEEIDNLISRNHLFKRSIILIKAWCFYESRILGAHHGLISTYALETLVLYIFHIFNNSFTGPLEVLYRFLEFFSNFDWEKFCLSLWGPVPISSLPDMTAEPPRKDCGELLLNKSFLDTCSSAYGVVPHTQDNQGQPFVSKHFNVIDPLRANNNLGRSVSKGNFFRIRSAFAYGAKRLGKLLECPKEDLIAELNLFFTNTWIRHGSGSRPDVPTPSLVDVQPLKVVPSVVSNSYKSVTAFKKKVENPKLLANQYNLRADQDNLTEVGHSYPYPSSQSIQKSELHCRNLPRTVNPSVSHAQHQKVYSAQGNAEVSEHLERNNSAGLMQGERDKRVPNGLNVDDRSGQNGPRFARSRSSPELTDSSVEGFRGRAINVVGMEPLKVDYSSRRNIVVPEVSSNHSTKSSQDESMSSLNSSHPSAKAVSDSHSVSSSYREDNGFVMNEELPSVSESSNMRHDEQVLVNLMESMKLHGFNGQIQLPMPIPSNLSAAHSNILSPTVFSQKHLAGVPPTNLIGAPWLPNMQFLRGFVQPPTQCIHNPNFAPNVEDGIESEKPIASDASHDAGNTWHEYGVRYSRQFDPEARDPCIYDIDGKECSSLRNCVHGAPLERQTEFAIENNGVIDETYTSMFQHQTSREANADCSRSSGYVNVPFSHASSSTGKDLDACSWDEGTINTRRSLRDKWGKRPAFVAPGITTHSNTSWQMGNATKHLPTEVDDAPRNMTVVPIINEASEIVAVPDSFSTQSRTSQVPNDFDASQTGMPNPLFAPFLIGSPQQRQADSSGLTFVPTGPPVPFVVLPYVPRNGDGSDPQFERSEGMDQLPANIAGQHFSLLNDVHQPDPSATSSASCSTITEPSGEHKPDILNSDFISHWHNLQYGRLCQNARPLGPVLYPFPVPQMYLQGHAAWDGPGRPPAANVNWTQMVAPSQRVFPVMPLQPATERGTGVLQHYGEDAPRYRGGTGTYLPNPIHRKIPFTS
- the LOC112875605 gene encoding uncharacterized protein LOC112875605 isoform X3, translating into MGMVPNGLLPNASAGVTRRLDPERWAVAEGRTAELIARIQPNAHSEGRRLAVYHYVQRLIMNCLSCQVFTFGSVPLKTYLPDGDIDVTAFSNSEELKEIWANLVRDALEHEEKSENAEFHVKEVQYIQAEVKIIKCLVENIVVDISFNQVGGLCTLCFLEEIDNLISRNHLFKRSIILIKAWCFYESRILGAHHGLISTYALETLVLYIFHIFNNSFTGPLEVLYRFLEFFSNFDWEKFCLSLWGPVPISSLPDMTAEPPRKDCGELLLNKSFLDTCSSAYGVVPHTQDNQGQPFVSKHFNVIDPLRANNNLGRSVSKGNFFRIRSAFAYGAKRLGKLLECPKEDLIAELNLFFTNTWIRHGSGSRPDVPTPSLVDVQPLKVVPSVVSNSYKSVTAFKKKVENPKLLANQYNLRADQDNLTEVGHSYPYPSSQSIQKSELHCRNLPRTVNPSVSHAQHQKVYSAQGNAEVSEHLERNNSAGLMQGERDKRVPNGLNVDDRSGQNGPRFARSRSSPELTDSSVEGFRGRAINVVGMEPLKVDYSSRRNIVVPEVSSNHSTKSSQDESMSSLNSSHPSAKAVSDSHSVSSSYREDNGFVMNEELPSVSESSNMRHDEQVLVNLMESMKLHGFNGQIQLPMPIPSNLSAAHSNILSPTVFSQKHLAGVPPTNLIGAPWLPNMQFLRGFVQPPTQCIHNPNFAPNVEDGIESEKPIASDASHDAGNTWHEYGVRYSRQFDPEARDPCIYDIDGKECSSLRNCVHGAPLERQTEFAIENNGVIDETYTSMFQHQTSREANADCSRSSGYVNVPFSHASSSTGKDLDACSWDEGTINTRRSLRDKWGKRPAFVAPGITTHSNTSWQMGNATKHLPTEVDDAPRNMTVVPIINEASEIVAVPDSFSTQSRTSQVPNDFDASQTGMPNPLFAPFLIGSPQQRQADSSGLTFVPTGPPVPFVVLPYVPRNGDGSDPQFERSEGMDQLPANIAGQHFSLLNDVHQPDPSATSSASCSTITEPSGEHKPDILNSDFISHWHNLQYGRLCQNARPLGPVLYPFPVPQMYLQGHAAWDGPGRPPAANVNWTQMVAPSQRVFPVMPLQPATERGTGVLQHYGEDAPRYRGGTGTYLPNPNEDHSIVTLSFRTELL